The Lactuca sativa cultivar Salinas chromosome 2, Lsat_Salinas_v11, whole genome shotgun sequence genome includes the window GCCATTGACGGAATCTTTGGATTCGGTCAACAAGGACTCTCTGTAATCGCGCAACTTTCTTCACAAGGGATCGCTCCAGATGCTTTCTCTCATTGTGTCGTCGgaaatggtggtggtggtaggaTTTTGGTTCTAGGTTAGATAATCGAGCCAACCATGGTGTATACTCCATTAATCCAGTCACAGTAAGTTCTCTTTCGCTTATCTCTTATCATAAAACATTAACAATGGCGTACAATCTTCTTACCCCTTTTCTCCCTTTTCTGTTGTATAGGCTATGATAGAACTACCAATGATTGGGATGACTACTCACGATATGTGAATGCTGATGGAGTTGATTTATCTCATGTAAGAAGCTATTTCCTTTTATGAGTTTTGTCTAGTTTTTGACTTGAAAACATATttatcattgtatattgtttttgGTTTCAATAGATGGTGTTTATAGTCATGGTTATGCACCATTTGGACCTTATTCTCCTGCTGGCTCACTTATGCCAACAGTAGGTCAATATGGTGAACTCTATGGGACCCAACATTACTAGTACCGTACTTCTTACTTCCCACCTATGACCCCTACAACCCCTTACTCTCCTGCTCCTCCAAAGGGTGAGATCACAACAACTAAAGAGGAACCTGCTTTATCTTTGgaaaaaactaaaggaaacccaAATGGTGTGAAGGGGAACATTCATTTGATTGACCTGGATTACGATTCTGCTGTGAAATTTTATCTCTTCAGGCTACCATAAACGAATATGCTTCTAGATATGTTGTTGCTATGAGGATGCAGATTCAACAACTTAAGGTTGGTTTTACTTCAATTTTTCCACATTCTTTTGTGTTATTGCTTGCATTTAATCAGGTTTTACTTATATATCTTTTTTCATTAACACCTTCATCCATTAACCAAATTATATATTTCTTTTTTGTACTTTGAAAAAAATCTAcccagtgtgtgtgtgtgtgtatatatatatatatatatgtatatgtatatgtatatgtatatgtatatgtatatgtatatatgtatgttatggtgTTGGTTGTAATTGAAGATTTTGTGATTGTTAGAAAGAAGTATCTCAGTTGCAAGCGTGATTAATGGGGGAACTGGAACTAGAAATCATGAAAATGATGCTTGGGCGGTGGGATCTCCGGGAGGCTTCAGATGGGAAGGGTTTTAGGGATCATTTAGTCAAGTTACTGCTGTTAAACGGATGTCTCGGGTACTTGTTATTGTCACTGATAAAATAAGGTCATAAACTTTTTAATTTTCTGTTTCAGTTGAAAATCACTTTCTTCTATTTGCTTATTACAGTTTCCAACATTCATTTATTGtttattcttaattttttttcccAAGTTGATATAATTGAGTATATTTTTCAAAAGTACACTAAGAAATATATTGAAAATACAGTGTTTGTGATTAAGTGTTATTTCTTATATAGTAGTTGCTTTTTTTGGCATTTGGAATGAAAGATGGTTAGAAGATGTAATTCTAAAAATGTTGAGGTTGTGTGTAATTTATTTGCAGAAGAAATAATATGAAGTAGCCCTTTTTTGTCCCAAGCAAAAAGGTGAACATAAGGTTGGGTCAGGACTAGCTCTCGATCACATGTTTGTGTAAAAAGGCATAAATGCCCTCCTCATCCTGATTAACCAAAATATAACCCGAGAAAGTATTGGGGGTTACCAGCCATGGACTCTGCAGCTCCAAAGCATAATGAGAACGAAGCCAAACGTTTAATAAAAGCAGCGACACGTTGCATGTCATGTTGTTTATCATCACACAACATTATCTTCATAGCTTTAGCTAAAACTTCCCCTTGGTCTCTAtaaatctttaattttttttattaaaagttgattcttaaacttgtaaaaaactaatataatattataatttatgaATACGAACCTCCCAGGTCTGTATTCAAGTATGACTCTATAGAGCTGAATAAAGAAGTCCTGTAAATCGACATTTAAGGCATCAAGATtgctcctcatcactttgaaagCAACTATGCAACACCTCAACCGTTCTGACACAGACAAACAACTTGGAGGACTGGAATCGGTGATTCCTTCGCCATTGGAATCACTAGTTCCTCCGGCAAGCTTTCTATGATAGTTCATTAAATCTGCCATGAAATCCAAATCGATTAAATGAGAGAATTTCCCAATTCCTTTCAGACATGGAGCAAGAAGTGGATGCTCCCCGAAAGAACCAGATATCGATTCATTTCCTTCTTTTCTGAATCAATAAAATTATAATACATTTTAAAATATGATATAATATTCGAAAAAATACGATTTTAAAATACGTATGTACATACCCCTATCGCATCCGTCCTTGCGGTTGAACTTTTGGTTGGGATTTTGCATCATCCTCATGGGTAAGGGTATTTTCGGAACAAAACCAAACATATTCCTGTGTCTTTGGGTATGTCTACTTTGCGGTTGAACTTTTGGTTAGATGctacattagttttattaaagTCTACATATATCTTTATTATAtgtattttaaaatatatttttcctATCACACATTATATCTCCTGTATTAGATATGATACCTATTTCTTTGGGTATTAAGCTGGCTTCCCTGGCTTCTATAAAAGAACTCATAGATCTGGAAAAGTGGTTGAGTTCAAATTTAAGTACTTACAGGGATACTTTCTTTGAGGAATGCCTTAGATTCCTGAAGGAGGTGGAGTTTGGTGTTCAGGAGTCTTCCAATCGGTTGCATAGCCCTGGTAACATTTGGACTGTTTATGCAGAGACAACATCTGTGTTCTTTAAGGTGTGTGTACATTTTCAATTTCAATCATTTGGGGCCCACACAACACTGTTCAATGTTGATATAACCCTTGTTTTCTTCTAGGTTCTTCAATCACATACATGCTTGCTTACTTCTAACCAACTTATCAAAGAAATGGAAAGATTATAATAGCCTTGTACTTCTGTTTCTTTTTATTACCTTATTGTACTTAATTAAAACTTCTCAATCACATAAGAAAATGactaccttttcatgaatggattgccttttgttatttttctaattatcccaaaaatattattACGTTGCTTTTTCATCCTTTTAGTTATATATGTAATTAGTAACAACATTAATTCTGATAATATACTGTATTCACTATTGTTATTGTGGCCTTTCAGGTTTTGTTCAAGAATCTGAATGTTGATTTGAGGGATGTAATCCGATCATCCATTCTTATGGAAAAAGTGAGAGAAGTTGAAGGAAACCCTGATTTTTCCAACAAGGATATCGGGTCAACTCAACAATATTAGTACCATCACCCTTAAGGTTTCTGATTTGTTCCTAAGTCGTGATTACATGAACCTTAACGTTTCTAATGTGTTCCTCTTCTGTTGTATTATATACTTTCTACCATGTCCATTTAAAAACCAACTCATCTAGCATTTATTTTTCTATAGCATATAAAATCAAGTTATATGGGTGTTGGTTTGTGTTGTGTAGTTATGGGACATCAACATGGAATCTTGTCCAGTTTCAACATTTTAGGTCCATGAATATTTAAGACCTAAGGTATACTTATTGTtactatatatattttttattagcaTGGAATTGAGATAAGTGATGTATGTAGCATGTATGTCCAGCTATGTGATTTATATGAAAACAATTCTATTTTCGATAAATGTGAATGCTATATGATAATACtagttataataataataaatgctatatgatttatatgaaaaaaattctattttgagTATGAATAGAGACTGGATTAATGTGTTTTTGGTGTAGGTGGTGGAGCTTGATTTTCTATATCTAAGTGAGGGGATCCACATAAGATGGGATAATGGTTACTGTATTACATCAAAAGTTGCAACCTGGGATCTATATGTTGTCACAGGTTGCAAGAGATGCTGGAGCCCTTAGAGAAGCTAAGGACAAACCGGAGAAGTGAGTTGAAGAGCTGACATGGAGATTAGACTTTGAAAAGCATTTGAgggtatattttttatatttcttgtatctaattagtttgtaaatttttgttacaacttctattgatttgttttatctttccattgaacgattatttgtatgacattaaatttatgcaatggattctattttttgtatatggtattttattttctattatgaaacattaaatacaaatttaatttgaaaataagtaaatctataaataatatttttttaaacatttaaaattatgatacgcaaaaatatgtgtcatcttcatttttgacatggtctttcttgacaggggctttcttgatacgcattgcgtgtcattaacatgcacatcgtaaggttacgacacgcgaatgcgtgtcatcttcctttatgatagggccttccttgatacatattgtgtgtcataaacgcgcgtcgtaattacgggtcgtaaatgagcgtcgtaaaatgcgcgtcgtctctctttatgacagggtcttccttgacgcgcatttgcgtgtgctctgagccttttacgatgcgcaatgagcgtcgtaaaaaggttgtttttctagtagtgcatagGATGTCATTTTGGATTTTTAAGCTCTAAAAGGCCATGCATGTAGAGAAAGGTGGATGCTTTATGTGTTCAAGTAGAGGTTAAGgtctatatatgtttatatgatacagttttgtgtgtggatggcttgtggaccaagatcCATGTACTAAGGAGTTAGGGTTGGAGATAAACCCATTAAGTAAAGGTATTAGCATGCAAAGTGtttgattaatgtctaagtccataactataattggtaagacttgacccggcccggcatggtccatttgggttgcatggaatcatgctcttggatagactataatgagagaaataacacttaaggttgattaatatattataagttctaatatattaataagattatttaattagtattgatcaagaattaatctagaattaattaagtgatcaaaagaagagtaattaaatatatgggttgattgtgtaaatcatccatacttgtatagtgggctaatgctccatggataatcaagttgggataaaacccataggatggtccatggatgctcgatggtgtatttgaacccatggatccaacgAAATGGAAGGCCAagacaattagggtttatcctaattgtaacaactatataagatcatattctttgggaaaaaccggccactatgaataataagaaagggctagccgattttatgagtgttcaattttctctcaagttattccaagtgtatttggtgttgtgtgaaccatttgaggtgtcacacttgaggcactaggaactcaagcttcattaagacattctacatcaaagaggtatgtattcaatcttgttatattcattattttgtatgctagattaggataataccttggatgttcataattgcatgtataatagagaaaacatagatccaaggtatttagggttgcatgtacacttaggagtgttagaatgctcataacccatcattggtatcagagcctaggcttgttttcttgttatacttgcaaaagtagctgaaaaaatcgagttttgatgctgtctgcacagcagactcgccgagtccatgaatggactcaccgagtccaaggcaaaatgcatccaactcgtcgagttggttcgtgcactcaacgagttggaccccctgacagcatatattcgattgttttggctggaattagactaggaacattaccctaagatgtttttggacttataaacttgtttttgat containing:
- the LOC111907177 gene encoding nucleolar complex-associated protein 3; amino-acid sequence: MADLMNYHRKLAGGTSDSNGEGITDSSPPSCLSVSERLRCCIVAFKVMRSNLDALNVDLQDFFIQLYRVILEYRPGRDQGEVLAKAMKIMLCDDKQHDMQRVAAFIKRLASFSLCFGAAESMAGNPQYFLGLYFG